A window of the Haloarcula litorea genome harbors these coding sequences:
- a CDS encoding DEAD/DEAH box helicase has protein sequence MTAEEPTDADIELDAVYDAIDAVGRPHLTATELSRKSELTPDEAREALDALADGDDIERQDASEADAVYYPTDLAAVTDRERVVLFPDRREIVVEHPDQFTRAQLSQFARLQDSNRSGGYVYEIREEDVWAAPHESLSDLLATMRDVLGERSPHLEEWVTSQWERARKFRLYTHEDGYVVLEAESDDLMGNVARQKLDDDLLRAPISDSESWVDEERTAEVKRTLYEAGYPVRDDRELETGDDLAVELRLRLRDYQADWVERFVEQGSGVFVGPPGSGKTVAAMGAMAAVGGETLILVPSRELATQWRDELVRHTSLTDEDIGEYHGGTKEIRPVTIATYRTAGMDRHRKLFDQRKWGLIVYDEVHHVPSPIHRRSADLQTKHRLGLTATPTRESDDEEEIFTLVGPPIGTDWGKLFDEGYVAEPELEIRLVPWGDDAERTEYAATSGHDRRQAAAGNSGKVEEIRYTLAQHPQAKALVFVEYLDQGDAISEALDAPFISGETRHARREKLFDQFRRGERDTLVVSRVGDEGIDLPDAELAIVASGLGGSRRQGAQRAGRTMRPAGDARMVVLATRGTTEEDFVRRQMRHLASKGIRVTETEAEAVEPADADDD, from the coding sequence GTGACAGCCGAGGAGCCAACCGACGCCGACATCGAACTCGACGCGGTGTACGACGCCATCGACGCCGTCGGGCGGCCCCACCTGACGGCGACGGAACTCTCCCGGAAGAGCGAGCTGACGCCCGACGAGGCCCGCGAGGCGCTGGACGCGCTCGCCGACGGCGATGACATCGAACGGCAGGACGCGAGCGAGGCCGACGCCGTCTACTACCCGACGGATCTCGCGGCGGTGACCGACCGCGAGCGGGTCGTGCTGTTCCCGGACCGCCGGGAGATCGTCGTCGAGCACCCAGACCAGTTCACGCGGGCACAGCTCTCGCAGTTCGCGCGCCTGCAGGACTCGAACCGCTCGGGCGGGTACGTCTACGAGATCCGCGAGGAGGACGTCTGGGCGGCCCCCCACGAGTCGCTTTCCGACCTGCTGGCGACGATGCGGGACGTGCTCGGGGAACGGTCGCCTCACCTGGAGGAGTGGGTGACGAGCCAGTGGGAGCGCGCCCGGAAGTTCCGGCTGTACACCCACGAGGACGGCTACGTGGTGCTGGAAGCCGAGAGCGACGACCTGATGGGCAACGTCGCCCGGCAGAAACTCGACGACGACCTGTTGCGGGCACCAATCTCCGACTCGGAGTCGTGGGTCGACGAGGAGCGGACCGCCGAGGTCAAGCGCACGCTCTACGAGGCCGGCTACCCGGTCCGTGACGACCGCGAACTGGAGACCGGCGACGACCTGGCGGTGGAGCTGCGCCTGCGCCTGCGGGACTACCAGGCCGACTGGGTCGAGCGGTTCGTCGAGCAGGGGTCGGGCGTGTTCGTCGGCCCGCCCGGCTCCGGAAAGACCGTCGCGGCGATGGGCGCGATGGCCGCGGTCGGCGGCGAGACGCTGATCCTCGTCCCCTCGCGGGAGCTGGCGACCCAGTGGCGCGACGAACTGGTCCGCCACACCAGCCTGACCGACGAGGACATCGGCGAGTACCACGGCGGCACCAAGGAGATCAGGCCCGTCACGATCGCCACCTACCGGACCGCCGGGATGGATCGCCACCGGAAGCTGTTCGACCAGCGCAAGTGGGGGCTGATCGTCTACGACGAGGTCCACCACGTCCCCAGCCCCATCCACCGCCGGAGCGCCGACCTCCAGACCAAACACCGCCTCGGGCTGACGGCGACGCCGACCCGCGAGAGCGACGACGAGGAGGAGATCTTCACGCTGGTCGGCCCGCCGATCGGCACCGACTGGGGGAAGCTCTTCGACGAGGGGTACGTCGCCGAGCCGGAACTGGAGATCCGGCTGGTCCCGTGGGGCGACGACGCCGAGCGGACCGAGTACGCCGCCACGTCGGGCCACGACCGTCGCCAGGCCGCCGCGGGCAACAGCGGCAAGGTCGAGGAGATCCGCTACACGCTGGCCCAGCACCCCCAGGCGAAGGCGCTGGTGTTCGTCGAGTACCTCGACCAGGGCGACGCCATCAGCGAGGCGCTGGACGCCCCCTTCATCAGCGGCGAGACGCGCCACGCCCGCCGGGAGAAACTGTTCGACCAGTTCCGCCGGGGCGAGCGGGACACGCTGGTCGTCTCGCGGGTCGGCGACGAGGGGATCGACCTGCCCGACGCCGAACTGGCGATCGTCGCCTCGGGGCTGGGCGGCTCGCGCCGCCAGGGCGCACAGCGGGCCGGCCGGACGATGCGGCCCGCCGGCGACGCGCGGATGGTGGTCCTCGCCACGCGGGGCACCACCGAGGAGGACTTCGTCCGCCGGCAGATGCGCCACCTCGCCTCGAAGGGCATCCGGGTGACCGAGACGGAGGCCGAGGCGGTCGAGCCGGCCGACGCCGACGACGATTAG
- a CDS encoding glycosyltransferase has product MRVAVVAMETSHHRDTAGRTRIERVARDLAAAGHEVSVFCSQWWGGMNKRFEPENVTYRAVTVSPTLPSFLTRLPALLANYRPDVVHAVPTPPSAVLAANVGATLARAPLVVEWYGDESLPDSRAADWSLRAPDAFVAPSELVEATLWEAGASEDRTSVVPDSIEMDRVRETEPADEVDVVYAHPLDESANVESLFLGLAELRQKDWSATIIGDGPERDAYEQEAADLRIDDRVAFVGACDRDRRLSIYKGAHVFVQTAFREYFATELLWALACGCIGIVEYQAESSAHELVEQRDRAFRVTTPQEIADTIVESADLERRSVDESLAEFDRAAVRGQYESRYEDLVSDYGLF; this is encoded by the coding sequence ATGCGTGTCGCGGTCGTCGCTATGGAGACGAGCCACCACCGGGACACGGCGGGCCGCACCCGGATCGAGCGGGTCGCCCGCGACCTCGCCGCCGCCGGCCACGAGGTGTCGGTCTTTTGCTCCCAGTGGTGGGGCGGGATGAACAAGCGGTTCGAGCCCGAGAACGTGACCTACCGCGCCGTCACCGTCTCCCCGACGCTCCCGTCGTTCCTGACCCGTCTGCCGGCCCTGCTGGCGAACTACCGGCCGGACGTGGTCCACGCCGTCCCGACGCCGCCCTCGGCCGTCCTCGCCGCGAACGTCGGCGCGACGCTGGCCCGGGCACCGCTGGTCGTCGAGTGGTACGGCGACGAGTCGCTGCCCGACTCCCGGGCGGCCGACTGGTCGCTGCGGGCACCCGACGCCTTCGTCGCGCCCTCCGAGCTCGTCGAGGCCACCCTCTGGGAGGCCGGCGCGTCCGAGGACCGGACCAGCGTCGTCCCGGACAGCATCGAGATGGACCGCGTCCGCGAGACCGAGCCGGCCGACGAGGTCGACGTGGTCTACGCCCACCCGCTTGACGAGAGCGCGAACGTCGAGTCCCTGTTCCTCGGACTCGCGGAACTCCGGCAGAAGGACTGGTCGGCGACGATAATCGGCGACGGGCCGGAACGGGACGCCTACGAGCAGGAGGCGGCCGACCTCCGCATCGACGACCGCGTGGCGTTCGTCGGGGCCTGTGATCGGGATCGGCGGCTCTCCATCTACAAGGGCGCACACGTCTTCGTCCAGACGGCGTTCCGCGAGTACTTCGCGACCGAACTGCTGTGGGCGCTGGCGTGTGGCTGTATCGGCATCGTCGAGTACCAGGCCGAGTCCAGCGCCCACGAGCTCGTCGAGCAGCGCGACCGCGCGTTCCGCGTGACGACGCCACAGGAGATCGCCGACACGATCGTCGAGTCGGCGGACCTAGAGCGCCGGAGCGTCGACGAGTCGCTGGCCGAGTTCGACCGCGCGGCCGTCCGCGGGCAGTACGAGTCCCGCTACGAGGACCTGGTGAGCGACTACGGCCTGTTCTGA
- a CDS encoding S9 family peptidase, with protein MAEYDLERYLNVRSAYGASIGPDGRLAFLMDTTGVGQVWTLDEPGGWPEQRTFYDEPVSFVDYSPERPELVFGMDEGGNERAQLYRLDPDGHVTDLTGHPDAKHRWGGWRPDGEAFAFASNRRDEAVFDVYVQSRDATGDDADLVYEGDGWFTVGGWSPDGERLVLSEAHSSFDQDVYVLDVESGETTHLTPHEGSVRYTSVSWGPEGEALYLVTDERSDTLDLARLSLDGELEVVRSDDRWNVDGVSVDRDTGRLAYSRNVDGYTDLTVGELDGPTTIEEFPTPDLPGGLAGGVAWGPDADRFAVSVTGRTVNTNVFVVDTETGESERWTRASTAGIPTESFVEPEVVRFESFDGREIPALFSVPADAGADGDTPVVVDIHGGPESQRRPSFAGLTQYFLSRGYAVFEPNVRGSTGYGKAYTHLDDVEKRMDSVRDVRAGVDWLHDHPAVDPDRIVAMGGSYGGFMVLASLTEYPDLWAAGVDVVGIANFVTFLENTGDWRRELREAEYGSLAEDREFLESISPINRADRISAPLFVLHGANDPRVPVGEAEQIAAEVADSGVPVEKLIFDDEGHGISKRENRIEAYTRVVDFLDDHV; from the coding sequence ATGGCCGAGTACGACCTCGAACGGTACCTGAACGTCCGCAGCGCGTACGGAGCCTCTATCGGGCCGGACGGGCGGCTCGCCTTCCTGATGGACACCACCGGCGTCGGGCAGGTCTGGACGCTCGACGAGCCCGGCGGCTGGCCCGAACAGCGGACCTTCTACGACGAACCCGTGAGCTTCGTCGACTACTCGCCCGAGCGGCCCGAACTGGTCTTCGGGATGGACGAGGGGGGCAACGAGCGCGCCCAGCTCTACCGGCTGGACCCGGACGGCCACGTCACCGACCTGACCGGCCACCCCGACGCGAAACACCGGTGGGGCGGCTGGCGGCCCGACGGCGAGGCGTTCGCGTTCGCCTCGAACCGCCGCGACGAGGCCGTCTTCGACGTGTACGTGCAATCGCGAGACGCCACCGGCGACGACGCCGATCTGGTCTACGAGGGCGACGGCTGGTTCACCGTCGGCGGCTGGTCGCCCGACGGCGAGCGCCTCGTCCTCAGCGAGGCCCACTCCAGTTTCGACCAGGACGTCTACGTCCTGGACGTCGAGAGCGGCGAGACGACCCACCTGACGCCCCACGAGGGCAGCGTCCGGTACACGAGCGTCTCGTGGGGCCCCGAGGGAGAGGCGCTGTACCTCGTCACCGACGAGCGCAGCGACACGCTTGACCTCGCACGGCTCTCGCTGGACGGGGAGCTGGAGGTCGTCCGCTCGGACGACCGGTGGAACGTCGACGGCGTGAGCGTCGACCGCGACACCGGCCGCCTGGCCTACTCCCGGAACGTCGACGGCTACACCGACCTCACCGTCGGCGAACTCGACGGACCGACCACGATCGAGGAGTTCCCGACGCCGGACCTGCCCGGCGGCCTGGCCGGCGGGGTAGCGTGGGGTCCCGACGCCGACCGCTTCGCCGTCAGCGTCACCGGCCGCACCGTCAATACGAACGTCTTCGTCGTCGACACCGAGACCGGCGAGAGCGAGCGCTGGACCCGGGCCTCGACGGCGGGCATCCCCACCGAATCGTTCGTCGAGCCCGAGGTCGTCCGGTTCGAGAGCTTCGACGGGCGGGAAATCCCGGCGCTGTTCTCGGTGCCCGCCGACGCCGGCGCGGACGGCGACACGCCGGTCGTGGTGGACATCCACGGCGGGCCGGAGAGCCAGCGCCGGCCCTCCTTCGCCGGCCTCACGCAGTACTTCCTCTCGCGTGGCTACGCGGTCTTCGAGCCGAACGTCCGCGGCTCGACGGGCTACGGGAAGGCCTACACCCACCTCGACGACGTCGAGAAGCGGATGGACTCCGTGAGGGACGTCCGGGCCGGCGTCGACTGGCTCCACGACCACCCGGCGGTCGACCCCGACCGGATCGTCGCGATGGGCGGCTCCTACGGCGGCTTCATGGTGCTCGCGTCGCTGACGGAGTACCCCGACCTCTGGGCGGCCGGCGTTGACGTGGTCGGCATCGCCAACTTCGTCACCTTCCTGGAGAACACCGGCGACTGGCGGCGGGAACTCCGGGAGGCGGAGTACGGCTCGCTGGCCGAGGACCGCGAGTTCCTGGAGTCGATCTCGCCGATCAACCGCGCGGACCGGATCAGCGCGCCGCTGTTCGTCCTCCACGGCGCGAACGATCCCCGCGTCCCCGTCGGCGAGGCCGAGCAGATCGCCGCGGAGGTGGCCGACAGCGGCGTCCCGGTCGAGAAGCTGATCTTCGACGACGAGGGCCACGGCATCAGCAAGCGCGAGAACCGCATCGAGGCCTACACGCGGGTCGTCGACTTCCTGGACGACCACGTCTGA
- the nreA gene encoding DNA repair protein NreA: MRLDEFIEDFERDQAAEKRRLAEEKSYAITDHLDDVERQFEQAVQGDSLFGSTAPEIFVGRSGYPDVSTGLLSPVDRDAAAETFATSGDWYDAGFDIEDVLQRRTGLLNSTRQTAVDSVQSGRGNDAGGAHDVWNGFVGVQREVAIADHPVDVEVGLDGTPEIDLQFDDVGTPTGPRAQATGADLAENPHVPRPVEKTLSDDDWQAEGAMAYLYRRGFDVYDINTILSAGALGRASERSLVPTRWSITAVDDTVGQYVRGTLRNSDTIDKPEVWYNEYIGNRYWVVLAPGRWEFELVEMKAPESVWNPGTGGYYLASAHEGYEGRTGYVDETAGAYYAARLGVLEHLKERGRQAKCLVLREITDDYWAPVGVWQVREGVRNAFDGDPGVGQTFHETLSAVSDQLPVSVGALRRKSELVAGLQSQLSDF, translated from the coding sequence CAGGCCGCCGAGAAGCGCCGGCTGGCCGAGGAGAAGTCCTACGCCATCACCGACCACTTGGACGACGTCGAGCGGCAGTTCGAGCAGGCGGTCCAGGGCGACTCGCTGTTCGGCTCGACCGCCCCGGAGATCTTCGTCGGTCGGTCGGGCTACCCGGACGTCTCGACGGGGCTGCTCTCGCCGGTCGACCGGGACGCCGCCGCCGAGACCTTCGCCACCAGCGGCGACTGGTACGACGCCGGCTTCGACATCGAGGACGTCCTCCAGCGCCGGACGGGGCTGCTCAACTCCACGCGACAGACCGCCGTCGACAGCGTGCAATCGGGCCGCGGGAACGACGCCGGCGGGGCCCACGACGTCTGGAACGGCTTCGTCGGCGTCCAGCGCGAGGTCGCCATCGCCGACCACCCCGTCGACGTGGAGGTAGGACTGGACGGGACCCCCGAGATCGACCTGCAGTTCGACGACGTCGGGACCCCGACCGGCCCGCGTGCGCAGGCGACCGGTGCGGACCTCGCGGAGAACCCCCACGTCCCCCGGCCCGTCGAGAAGACCCTCTCGGACGACGACTGGCAGGCCGAGGGTGCGATGGCGTACCTCTACCGCCGGGGGTTCGACGTCTACGACATCAACACGATCCTCTCGGCGGGCGCGCTGGGACGGGCCAGCGAGCGGTCGCTGGTGCCCACGCGGTGGTCGATCACGGCCGTCGACGACACCGTCGGCCAGTACGTCCGCGGAACGCTCCGGAACAGCGACACCATCGACAAACCGGAGGTTTGGTACAACGAGTACATCGGTAACCGCTACTGGGTCGTCCTGGCACCGGGCCGCTGGGAGTTCGAACTCGTCGAGATGAAAGCGCCCGAGAGCGTCTGGAATCCCGGGACCGGGGGCTACTACCTCGCGAGCGCGCACGAGGGGTACGAGGGCCGCACCGGCTACGTCGACGAGACCGCCGGGGCCTACTACGCCGCCCGCCTCGGGGTGCTGGAACACCTCAAGGAGCGGGGTCGGCAGGCGAAGTGCCTCGTGTTGCGCGAGATCACCGACGACTACTGGGCTCCGGTCGGCGTCTGGCAGGTCCGCGAGGGCGTCCGCAACGCCTTCGACGGCGATCCCGGCGTGGGACAGACGTTCCACGAGACGCTGTCGGCGGTGTCGGACCAGCTGCCCGTCAGCGTCGGCGCGCTCCGCCGGAAGTCGGAACTCGTCGCCGGCCTCCAGTCACAGCTCTCGGACTTCTAA